Proteins from a single region of Eublepharis macularius isolate TG4126 chromosome 9, MPM_Emac_v1.0, whole genome shotgun sequence:
- the ATP6V1F gene encoding V-type proton ATPase subunit F — translation MAGRGKLIAVLGDEDTVTGFLLGGVGELDKHRRPNFLVVEKETSLAEIEEAFRGFLSREDIGIILINQFIAEMIRHAIDAHNKSIPAVLEIPSKEHPYDASKDSILRRAKGMFTAEDLR, via the exons ATGGCCGGTCGGGGGAAGCTAATTGCCGTGCTGGGCGACGAAGACACCGTGACGGGGTTCTTGCTGGGCGGGGTCGGGGAGCTGGACAAGCACCGGCGGCCCAACTTCTTGGTGGTGGAGAAGGAGACGAGCCTGGCGGAGATCGAGGAGGCTTTccg GGGTTTCTTGAGCCGTGAGGACATCGGCATCATCCTCATCAACCAGTTCATTGCGGAGATGATCCGACACGCCATCGATGCGCACAACAAGTCCATCCCCGCCGTGCTCGAGATCCCCTCCAAGGAGCACCCCTACGACGCCTCCAAGGACTCCATCCTCCGCCGGGCCAAGGGCATGTTCACTGCCGAGGACTTGCGATAG
- the ATP6V1FNB gene encoding protein ATP6V1FNB, translating into MARSLNMDTLQQNFWKEEYLKEIMLRFGWHQKYGALVKAKQERHRERHKKAMETTLKLPSLKAPPPGKPGSPPLPPPPAVPPKERDLMGVDAMVLQAEMKPPLREVRALLYQGISHEDEGRYRYLQTRMLLRPEDKYTFPITTNFNYGWQMGNMATSYVAPTPKCRIDSFFRKNGAFSLLHPRDVAL; encoded by the exons ATGGCGCGGTCATTGAACATGGACACCTTGCAGCAGAATTTCTGGAAAGAGGAGTACCTGAAAGAGATCATGCTGCGCTTTGGCTGGCACCAGAAGTACGGGGCCCTTGTCAAGGCCAAGCAGGAGCGCCACCGTGAGCGACACAAGAAGGCCATGGAGACCACCCTCAAGCTCCCCTCCCTCAAGGCCCCGCCCCCCGGGAAGCCGGGAAGCccgccccttcctcctcctccagcggTGCCACCAAAGGAACGCGATCTGATGGGGGTCGATGCGATGGTGCTGCAGGCCGAGATGAAACCGCCACTGCGGGAGGTGCGTGCCCTCTtgtaccaaggcatctctcaCGAGGACGAGGGGCGCTATCGCTACCTGCAGACTCGCATGCTCCTCCGGCCGGAGGACAAGTACACCTTTCCCATCACCACCAACTTCAACTACGGCTGGCAGATGG GGAATATGGCTACCAGCTACGTGGCTCCCACACCCAAGTGCCGCATTGACAGCTTCTTCCGCAAGAACGGGGCCTTCTCCTTGCTGCACCCCCGGGACGTGGCCCTTTGA